The genomic stretch TTTCTGGAATCTAATATGAGTTTTGCTGAAGTTGTTATCATCACCGATGTAGTGATGATACTTTGGGAAAATAAGAGCACAGAGAGCATCTTAAGTAGATTCCATTCCTAGTAGTGATGATTTGGTTTATCCTAATGGGAGCAAAAAGGCATTCCATCCTCGAGCATATGCTAAGAAGATTCCCCTCCCACACCCACTATAAATTATAAAACCACGCCATCACCAAACACCTCTCATCACCATTTTCCACGACTCTCTTCTCCCTTCCTGCTCAACTGCTAAATCATCATCTCAGGTCTCGCCAGCAGCAGAGAGCGGCGGCGATGAAGAATCCGGCGAAGATGCCCGGCGACAAGCTCAAGTAAGTCATGATATCGTCGTGATGGTAATTTATCATCAGGGCAACCAGGAACCTTTGGCATTGTTCATCACCACTCACCAGCCTGTTCATGAAGATATTTTGCGGCATTCATTCCGGATAAGATAGATATTTTCCAGTGTTTTGAGTTAATATCTATCTATTCCCTGTTGAATGCAATTTTCACTGTACTGgctttatgaaaaaaaataaatatcagaAACCTTCCCCTTTATCTCAACACTAGTtaactatacacacacacacatatacacacacaatatCTACATGAATCACTGGTGTATAGCAATATGACAggaacacataaaatacataggGTAAGCAAAATGTAATTGTCCACTGCCCTTTTGATAAAGATAATAGTTCACATTGTCAAAGCAAACATAAAGAGTACACCAAAACTGGAGGTTTTTTCTAATCGACAAAACAATCCTAGTAAAAGAAACTGAGTACTTTTCCTCCAAGGTTCTTCCTTCTGGCCTCCTCATGGTCGGTCCATGATGCCAGCTGAAGTGGTCAGGACAATGTAGCCAAACTGCAAAACCAACAACTTTGTTTTAAAATGATGATAGATTAATACAAGGTGACACACGTGGTAAAATTAACACATGGTTTATTATCGCTTAAAGTCAAGAAATAAGTCAGATCAAGACATGGTAATGAACAACTTTTGTCATAACTATCACTGAAAAAGCACGTGAAGtactacaaataaaaaatcaagctaCTACCTAAGGAAATATGTACGTCCAACAGATAGTCGACAAGATAAAAGATTACCACTCCCCAGATAAAATATTGGACCAAGGATTTAGACTCTCTAGGCAGAGAACTTAACAAACATGCATTACCAATCTTATAATTCCAAATGGAAATATCAGGCTATATAGATATATTTCAATGATTTGCTATACTTTGAAAAGCATTTCATTTTAGAACCGTGCATCAGTAATTGTTTTGAGTCAAAAAGGTTAGGCATGAAATCAAGATGCTTCAAAATACTACACCTGTCTTGAAGGGAGCAATCTAGCAGTCCACCCTTCAATATCCTTAAGACCAATATCAATACGCGGACTTATCACCCCACATTTATTCAGTCTTCCATTCAGCTCAACAACAATTTTCCCAGCTCTGTGATCATCAACAAACTCAAACTCTGTATGAAGCAGctagaaaaatggagaatgcTATTCTGTCACAAATGTCATCACAGTTTTACTACACCTTTGGTATGTATTTCTTAATGCAGAGAGCAAACATGTAATCCTTGATCTTTTTcttattatgaaaatgttgttttgtCCGTGATAATATAGGTACCAGTAAGGAGAAACCAGAAGCTAATAAGTGATAAGATCGCAGCTCTTCAAAAGCCAGTTTGCCCATATGGCAAGGATAGCTATCCCAAACTAATTTAAATACATTGATTACAAATGGCAGATAGCTAGATACTAACCAAGATCAACTCTTTGCCAATATTGTTGTAGACCGACACTGTTTCAGTTCTCCTTGAGGCTTCTTTTTCCATTAAAGCTCTTCAAGATCAGATTCAGGTTAAGATCATCATTCTTACTATGCAAGGTTGCATAAAAATGTAAAGTGTTTATCGCCTTATGGAAAGTACCTCTGTTGGTTCTTAAGCAGAAGTTGTGCAACACAGTAACAAGCTCAGAAAGCAATGGTGAATATTCCAGCCAAGTTGGACTATGCTTGGTTCCGGTTTCACTGTCTTGGAAACTAGCAGAACATAACTTTTTCAATCAATGATTAGCAAGCTTGAGTTGCTTTCTGCCTTAGGATTAGGGGTAATTCGTATCAGCAAAGATCCCAGTTCTTATttggatgcttatgtaattgaAAAGTGTTTCTTCCAAGCTGTTGCAGAAGGAGCCCAAATGCCCAATCATCTCATTGTTATCAGAAATCGGTTTCTTTGAGTATAATGTATGTTTCACATGTTAAGTACTGTTGGGCTATCACTTTATAGCTTAAAAATATAACTGACTACTTATTAAAGTGATTGTGAAGATCTGTTCATGTTTGCAGTATCAGAGTCTAGCTCCCACCATGCTCCGCTATCTTCCTTCTGCAGAGAATTATCATTATTTTCCCCGGAAAGAAAATGTTCAATGTCAGAACTCTCACTCTCAATGTCAGAAAAATAGTATGTTTTGTCTCTCCCAGGATTATAAGTCCATTCCAATGTTTTCAACACATCATGGTCTTTCCACCGGCCCACAACTGAAACTGCTTCTTTCTTAGCTTTCTCCATTGTTATTTCCTGCCATGAGAAAGAAGCATCTGCAGTCCTCTTGAGAGCACCATCATTGCTATCACCAATAACCACTGTCCTCAAACACCTCAACTTCGCCTCCTTCAAAACATCCACAAAATCTGAATCATCAGATATAAGAAGCACACAGTCAACCCTCCTTTTATCCATCATATCCACCAAGTGATCCCTTAAAGCAATATCTGCAGCTTCTGGCTTATTTGAAACAGTCCTAACCCAAAATCCTGCCCGTTTCAACTCATCTGCCAAACCATACCCCACTTTTGGTGTCAAAATATCTCTAGCAGCATTCTTATACTTCTGCATCTTCATTGCATACTTTGCAACCAACTTCACCCTCCTACTCCCCTTCGCACTCTCTATCTGATTTAACCGTTTCACCTGTTCACGCTCATGAATTTGCTTAAAATGATTAATAAACTTTTCATTGGTGTAAAACCTCCTCCCACACACCCTGCAGATATATGGCTCATCTGGCTTAACCACTCCCTTATTTTCTAATTCATTCAAcactttcctttctttcctcTGCTGCCTAACAACAGGTGGTACATAATTAAATGAATGGTGATTAGCATAAGCTATCATGTACTTCACAAACCCAAATTGCTCTGCAGCCTTCCTTAACTTAGAGGCTGCCTCAAAAGGAGGTAACGTCTTGGGGGGTTTGTTATCCAAATCCCAGAAAATTCCAACAATGCTTTGGGCCTTTTTTTGTGCCAAATCCGACGATGAACCTAATCCATCAGAACCCAACTGAAAATGACAATATCTAAAAAATCCAAGCTGTGGGTATACAATTCTTAGTTTCTTAAATGAGCAACTTTCATTCAAAATAGAGCTTGATTTCACAAGATTCCACATCCAGATGTTATTTTTCAATAATCTTCAAACCCAACCAAAATCATAAACTACCGCAGAAGTTTGAGACTGcaaaaagaagacaaaatggAGAAATATATTAAGATCTAAAATAGAACACAAACTCAAAGCTTAATGGAATTTAAATATTAACACAATACTTTGAAGACTGAGTTTGATTAGTGCAAAGGCTTTTATATAATGTTTGAGAACAAGAGAAAAAGTTATGAATGCTATAGATTGCtctgaataaaatatttttcacttttaattttctgttttctacCATTTTCTAAGTTCTTCATTTTAAACATGTTGATCCAGAGATTGGTTTGCTAAAATCAATGTTGATCCAGAGATtggtttgtaaaaaaaatgtgtaaatgCTAAAATCATTTTAGATAATCTAAActctaaattttaaataaagataGCCTAAAGTTTAAATAAGGGAaaaatgcacttttggtccctcaattagtaacacatttgaaatgttctccctatctttcaatttggacacatttggtccctcagttattgagacgtttgtcaatttagtccttctgttAAGTAATCCAATTAACTCCGTTTAGACCAGGGGtataattgaaatttcacataggaaaatgcacttttggtccctcaccTTGGCATAGAGTTGTTGTTGGTTCTATTTCACTGCCCACTGTCATTCCTAGCTGAAAAATACTGTGAATTTTGTGAGGTTCTATTGCTAGTACTTGATTATTTGTCCTTGCCTTTGAGCAATTGGATATATGAGTGAGATATGATTAATGGATGCAATAAAAGTGGATAAAAGTCtccattattttatcaaattattcttttaaaGCATGTATGTTACTATTTTGCTATTATGGTGTTTCCTTTGTACTCTGATTCAACATAAAATTTGACATCCTGGATTACGGACTTATAATGTCAGTCTGATTCCATGTTTCATAATGATGTAGTAGGAATCTTGTCTGCTAATCCAAAGTCAGTTGCTTGATCTTAGTAGTTTTTTGAACTCTCTTGATCTTAGTAGTTAAAAATATTCATGTGCACCATCGTTCAACCATCATGAGTTGTTTATTTAGAGTATGTGACAGTATCCTGTTGTGTATATggttttttgtaattttaagggGTGCGTTTGTAGGCTAGGAAGGCGTTAAGGGCACTCAAGGGACTGGTAAAACTTCAAGCAATCGTGAGAGGCCGCATAGTCAGGAAACAAAGTGCAGATATGCTCAGGCGCATGCAGGCAATGGCTCGAATTCAAGCCCGAGCCTGCGCGAGTCGATACGCCCTTAACAATGGCTCGAATACATTTAATTGCAGTTATGTATTG from Ipomoea triloba cultivar NCNSP0323 chromosome 12, ASM357664v1 encodes the following:
- the LOC115999796 gene encoding uncharacterized protein LOC115999796 — its product is MWNLVKSSSILNESCSFKKLRIVYPQLGFFRYCHFQLGSDGLGSSSDLAQKKAQSIVGIFWDLDNKPPKTLPPFEAASKLRKAAEQFGFVKYMIAYANHHSFNYVPPVVRQQRKERKVLNELENKGVVKPDEPYICRVCGRRFYTNEKFINHFKQIHEREQVKRLNQIESAKGSRRVKLVAKYAMKMQKYKNAARDILTPKVGYGLADELKRAGFWVRTVSNKPEAADIALRDHLVDMMDKRRVDCVLLISDDSDFVDVLKEAKLRCLRTVVIGDSNDGALKRTADASFSWQEITMEKAKKEAVSVVGRWKDHDVLKTLEWTYNPGRDKTYYFSDIESESSDIEHFLSGENNDNSLQKEDSGAWWELDSDTANMNRSSQSL